The DNA region TACAAGCATTGCAGGAAGTGGGTCTATATTTTCCGTTCAGGAATATAGCCTTAATGATTACAGGCATATTCCTTTGTACATTGTTCTTGGACTACTTTGTTATGTGGTGGGTTTTTTCTTTGTGAAGGTCTATCATTTAGTACAAGATATTTTTTCTAAACTTCCCTTACCAAATTTCTTAAAACCAGCGTTTGGTGGACTAATTGTTGGTTGTATTGCCTTATTATTTCCTGAAGTTTTGGGTTCAGGATTTGGACTCATCCAAAGAATGATCAACGGTGAAGTTTTAGAATCTACTAGTTTTAGTTTTTCTGGACCATTTTTTTTATTGGCGGTCGCCTTGTTTAAAATTTTTTCTACATCCGTGACTGTGGGTTCGGGGAGTTCGGGTGGATTACTCGGTCCTTCTTTTGCCATTGGTGGTATGTTAGGTGCCTTTGTTGGTGCGATGGCACAAACTTTATTTCCAGAACTAGGTATCATTATTTTTCCATTTCTTCTGGTGGGGATGGGTTCTTTTTTTGCCGGTGTCGCGAGGGCTCCCATTGCTGGAATGGTTATGGTATGTGATATGATTGGAAGTTATGAACTTTTACCTCCACTCATGATTGTTTCTGTGATTGCTGTCGTTTTATCTCATAAGTTTTCTATTTACAGAAACCAAATTAAAAACAGATTTTTGTCACCTTCTCACCATTGGGATATGAACCAAGACATTATGGATCGGATTCGTATCACCGATCATTTTTCGGAATTTAGAAAATATGCAATGGTTTCAGAACATGTTTCTTTGACTGAATTACAATCCAATGCACCAGGGATCCAGGCCAGCGATTTCATTCTCATTGGATCAGGAGAAGAATATAAGGGAATTGTATCTCTTCGAAAAAATAGAATCCTTCCAGAATTTGAAGAAGATTTAAAAAATCTCATTACCTGCGGAGAAATTGTGCAAGATGTTCCTTCTGTTAACAGAAATGACACATTGGGCAAAGCTCTACAAATTCTTTTAGAATATGATGTCGACAAACTTGCGATTGTTGAAGATGGTAAATGTCTGGGTTATTTGAGGTATATTGATTTGTTCAATGCCTACCAAAATGAAGTGAAAAATAAACAACGTAAGTCAGTATGAGATACTCTAATCATTTTATGAAATTTTTATATATTCTAATTTACCAATTGATTCCACGTTTATCATTTTTTGTATTCCTTGGGATTACGGCTCTGGTGATTAATTGTTTTGGATCAAGACAAGTAGTGGAGAAAAAACCTGATTCTCATATCAAACCCATTGTCATTCCGCCACAATATTTAAAACCCATTGTGGGTAGAGTGGAATGGGTTGAATTCCCCAATTGGAAACTCAAACTTCGAGCCAGGGTCGATACTGGGGCCAAATCTTGTTCCATCCATGCGGTCAATATTGAAAAGATCACTGAAAATGGGGAAGAGTTTGTAGTTTTTGAAACCTTTGTGGATGAAAAACCAGTAAAACTAAAAAGTCGATTTGTGAAAGAAGCAAAAGTTTCTAGCACTTCTGGAATTTCTGAAAAACGAATTATGATTCGAGAAGTTATGAAGATGGGTAAAATCAAAGAAGATGTCATCATTAATTTGAATGATAGAACCAATTTGAATTATCCAATACTGATTGGTCGAAATTTTCTTATGGGAAAATTTTTAGTAGATGTGTCCTTATCACACGCATTAGGGGATTAGTTTGGATCGTAAAACTTTTATTACTGTTTCGATCTTGTTTATTTTGCCTATAATTTCGATTCTTTATAAGTTAAATGTTGCCGATCTTTCACTTTTACCTGTAGAAGTTGATGACACAGTCAATTTACAAGTGGTGATTCTTCCTAAAGAAAATGTGGCCGTTTCAGAAGTAACATTTCCTGTTCCCAAACAATTCATCCAAGCCAAAGTTTTAAAATCCAATACGAAAATAGAAGATTTGGATTTTAGAATGCAAAAAAGACAATTTGGGCATTTGGGAATTTGGGAAGGAGAAGATTGGAATTCATCTATTGGTTATTACGCAAAGATAAAAATTTTACCATACACACATTCTCATCCAGAACCAGAAATTGTTACCGAAAATAAAAAACTACCAGCCAAAGAACCGTATTACCTATCTCTAAAAAACTTCTCTCCAGAAGAAATTCGTTTAGCAAAAAAACTCTTTGAGCAAATTCATCCTTATGACAAAGACAATGTAGCCGCTGCAAAACAAATTTATTATTTTATTTCAGAAGAAGTTATCAATACCACAAAAGAGATCACACTTGCTGATACGATTCGTCTGAATAATGGAAATGCGTATACGCAGGCCATTTTGTTTTCGTTACTTTGTCGAATGAAAGGAATCCAAGCGAGGACAGTTGCTGGTTTTGATTTATCAAAACAAAACGGAAAGGACAATAAAACAAAACTTACTTTTTGGAATGAAATCCGAATTCATGGGAAATGGTATTTTGTTTCAACTTACAAAAATATATTTGCCGGGCATGTAAATGGTTATTTGCCACTCTGGAAATCCGTAGAAGAAAGAAGATCTCTCGGTGAAGATCCGGCTACTTTTCGTTATACTTCCTACATTACCAAATCGAATGTAAATCGTTATAATTTTAAAGAATATAGTGAGGAAGTGGCATCGAGTAATAGTTTCCTCAGATATTATTCCTTGTATAGTTTACCGACACCGTTACAGAATTTGTTTCGGTTGGTGATTTTGATTCCTATTGGAGCTTTGGTTTTGTCTGTGGCTAGGAATATGATTGGGATTCCCACCTTTGGAATTTTTACACCGATTTTACTTGCTATGTTTTTTTATGAAACAAATCTCTTATTTGGAATTTGTTTTTTTCTTTTGATGATTGGACTTGGATTTTTCGAAAGGTACGCTTTGGATAAATACTATCTACTCGCAGTGCCCAGACTTTCCATCCTACTCACCATTACCGTCATTACCTTAATTTTATTTTCTGTTTTGAATGAAGAAATTTCGTTTTTCAATCAAATGAGCGTTACTTTGTTTCCTATTGTGATCACCACTATTTTTGTGGAACGTTTTTCAATTATGATCATTGAGGAAGGTGTATTGAATACCTTTGTCACTCTTGCTGGAACTTTACTGATTGCACTCATCAGTTATATGATTTTCTTTTTTGGTTCTTTACAAATTCTCTTTTTTACTCATCCAGAATTATTGTTAGTTGTCATTGCCGTTCAAATCCTTCTTGGGCAATACAAAGGTTATCGAGTTTCAGAACTTTTCCGTTTTAAGGAAATTTTTAAATCGTGATTTCTCTTTTCAAAAAATTTGAGGAAGAAGGAATTCTCGGAATTAATCGTAGGGTGGGTGAATACATTTTACCTTATAATCCAAGAGAGTATTATCCATTAGTGGATGATAAATGGAAAACGGCTGAACTAGCCAGACAGTTTCATGTTCCCATGCCCCATCATTATGGAATTGTAGACGCCTTCGGTGGGATACGGAATGTTCGAGAACTCGTCCAAAACAAGCCCGGTTTTGTTGTGAAACCAGCTAACGGTGGTATGGGAAATGGGATCCTGGTTATAGCTCGTGAGTCAGAAGGATCTAATGGTTTGGTTCGTTATCACAAAGTAGATGACAAAACTCTTTCTGAAAAAGAACTCCAACATCATATATCGGGTATTTTATCGGGACTTTATTCCTTGGATGGTAATTCTGATTCTTGTGTATTACAAGAACGATTGGAATGCCATTCCTTCTTTCGGGAAATTTCTTTTCGGGGGATTCCTGACATTCGGGTCATTGTGTTTTTAGGTTATCCTGTGATGGCTATGTTGCGTTTGCCTACAATGGAATCAGGGGGAAGGGCCAACCTTCACCAAGGGGCACTTGGTGTGGGTGTAGAACTTCGCACAGGAACTCTGACTCACTCAGTATGTAATGACAAAATCATCCATCTACATCCGGACACCAAACAAACATTAAGCGGAAGAGTGATTCCTCATTGGGAAACTATTTTGGAGATGGCATCTCGTTGTTATGATATGTCTGGTCTCGGGTATTTGGGAGTAGATATCGTACTCGATGAAACGCGAGGGCCGTTGTTACTGGAAATGAATGCAAGACCAGGGCTTGGAATTCAAATTGCGAATCGGATGGGGTTACGAGATCGTTTGCAGTTAGTGGAGAGGATTCAGAATTCGGCGGATGGCCCCAAAGACAGGATCCACCGAATGTTTCAAGAGTTGTAAAAAGAAATCTGTTTTTAAGCGTTTTGTTTTGCTGTAACAAAAACAGTGCGATTGAGGAAAGCCATAGATCCAAAAAGGATTCCTGAATAAACTAAGTCGCCAGCAATGGAGTTTTGGAAAAAAGGAATGGCGAGTGTGAAACAAGTCACGAGGCCCGAAACATCCAAAGTATACATTCCGCTGGTTGCCCAAACCGCTAGGTTTGTGAGGCCAAAGAAGACAACCGATCCAACCACGGTAAATCCAAAAGACTTAGTGAGTGAAGTTCCAATTTGTTTTCCAAAGAGGACTGCTAAAATCATAAATCCGTAAACCACTGGCATAAGGTCATGAAACCCAATGAAGTAATCGGAAACAAACATCGCTAAGATAGGAACAAAAAGAGCAAGTCGTCTGTCTGTCAAATAAGCACCCGCAAACAAAGAAACTGCCAAAATAGGCGTAAAATTCGGTGGGTGTGGTAGAATACGGCTGATGACAGTAGCGATCACCATTAGGATGGCAACGGAGACACGAGATTGGAACATAGGGATAGACTCGTAAAGGGGGGGGCCTTTCGCAAGATAAAATTTCCGTTTGCTTCCAGCAAGGTTCGGGAAAAATACAATCAGTGAACCCTCCTAATTTCGATTCACCCTTGGAAAATCTCCTGGCTCTTACGGCTGATTTGCGTAGTCCCGAAGGTTGTCCCTGGGACAAAGAACAAACCCATCTTTCCGTCATCCCCCATCTACTCGAAGAAACCTACGAGGTTGTGGATACCATTGAACAGGGCGATGACAACCATTTAAAAGAAGAATTGGGAGACTTACTTTTTCAGATCACTTTTCATAGCCAACTGGCAAAGGAACGTGGGGCTTTTAGTTTTCAGGATGTAGCCAATGATGTATTCCAAAAATTGGTTTATCGTCACCCGCATGTTTATGGAAACAAAGATGGAATTGATTCTGGGGAACAGGTGCTGACTCAGTGGGACCAGCTAAAACAAAAAGAAAAAGAGAAAAAGGGAAAAACAGATTCTGACAGAAGTATTCTTGCGGGAATTCCAAAGGCACTCCCTGCCATCCAACGTTCAGAGAAAATCCAAAGTAAGGTAACCAAACAAGGGTTTGATTGGCCAACGGTTTCTGGTGTGTTTGAAAAATTCCAAGAAGAAATCAAAGAACTAGATACAGAACTCCAAACGAAAGGATCCCTTAGTTCTAAAAAATTACCTTATGATGAACGTGTCGAAGACGAGTTAGGTGATCTTTTCTTTTTGTTAGTGAATTTATCCAGGAAACTTTCGATTGATCCAGAAACCTGCCTTCGCCGTGCCAATGAAAAATTTGAAACTAGGTTTCGTATTGTAGAAGATTTGGTTTCAGAAACGGGAAAAACTTTAAAGGATCATTCCCTCGAGGAACTTGATTTGTTTTGGGACCAAGCGAAGTTGCAACTAAAAAATAAAGTCTCAAACCATAAGAATCCTGATGGCAATGTTAAAGATCAATCTGACAAAAACTTGGATCGGTAAATAAAGAAATATGAGCTCTCTGAATTTAAACGATTTACCATTTTTAAAAGAAGAGTCCCTTCGTGTGTATCGTTGGTTGGTTATCGAATATCCAGAGATCGAAAACGAGAAGAATCTAATTCAAGGAAAGAAAGACAATCAATCTGAAGAAAAGAAAAATTCTTTTTCTATGAACCAATTGGAAGGTAATGAGACCAGCGAATTCCCCATTCGTTGGATGATGGAACAAAAAGGTCAGAGGTTCGAATGGGTAGTATCGGACATGGGTTCCGTAACACTTAGATTAGGTGATATGGAAGGAAAACGAAGAAATCCCGCACCTATTTTTTATTTGAGTTTACGAAAGCTGGAGGGGGATGTGTTCCATTGGACAGATCCAGAAGGAAATCCAGTTCCTTTTCCTGATCCATCCATTTTGATCGATATCCAAAACCGAATCCAATTGTATATGGATTCTATTTCTTAAATGAGAAAGTAAATATGTATCAAAAAATAAATCGTTTCATCAGGTTAACTTTGAATAAAGTAATCTTGTTTATCACAATCATAGTTTTCTTAAATCCTAAGTCTACGTATTCGTTAAATGCTAAAAGCGATTGTGAAAAATTTCATTTAGGTACTTTTGTATATACTAGTAGCTTTGGGGAAGTGATCATTGTAAGAAATAAATCATATGAAATTAATTACAGAGTGTATCCTAATTCATATATAAGATCATCTATTAAATGGATTTCTCCTTGTGTCGCCGAAGGAATCGCACTCGAAATTAATGATGAA from Leptospira noumeaensis includes:
- a CDS encoding chloride channel protein; the protein is MGSIFGLRGVFSIQGPRSIYVYSLFIGLLSGFGAYGFNWVLTWTESFTFGSLMGYNPGIPSGDMHFHSIGNVVSISPFWILFLPAIGGLFVGIITSFFCAEAQGGGTDSLIYSFHFKEGKIQAKVPFYKALATILTLGSGGSGGKEGPTAQIGAGVGSSLAGFLGAGARARRTLMLAGTAGGLGAIFRAPLGGAITAVEMVYQEDIESDSLVPCILSSVTAYLTYTSIAGSGSIFSVQEYSLNDYRHIPLYIVLGLLCYVVGFFFVKVYHLVQDIFSKLPLPNFLKPAFGGLIVGCIALLFPEVLGSGFGLIQRMINGEVLESTSFSFSGPFFLLAVALFKIFSTSVTVGSGSSGGLLGPSFAIGGMLGAFVGAMAQTLFPELGIIIFPFLLVGMGSFFAGVARAPIAGMVMVCDMIGSYELLPPLMIVSVIAVVLSHKFSIYRNQIKNRFLSPSHHWDMNQDIMDRIRITDHFSEFRKYAMVSEHVSLTELQSNAPGIQASDFILIGSGEEYKGIVSLRKNRILPEFEEDLKNLITCGEIVQDVPSVNRNDTLGKALQILLEYDVDKLAIVEDGKCLGYLRYIDLFNAYQNEVKNKQRKSV
- a CDS encoding RimK/LysX family protein, which translates into the protein MKFLYILIYQLIPRLSFFVFLGITALVINCFGSRQVVEKKPDSHIKPIVIPPQYLKPIVGRVEWVEFPNWKLKLRARVDTGAKSCSIHAVNIEKITENGEEFVVFETFVDEKPVKLKSRFVKEAKVSSTSGISEKRIMIREVMKMGKIKEDVIINLNDRTNLNYPILIGRNFLMGKFLVDVSLSHALGD
- a CDS encoding 7TM domain-containing protein; this encodes MDRKTFITVSILFILPIISILYKLNVADLSLLPVEVDDTVNLQVVILPKENVAVSEVTFPVPKQFIQAKVLKSNTKIEDLDFRMQKRQFGHLGIWEGEDWNSSIGYYAKIKILPYTHSHPEPEIVTENKKLPAKEPYYLSLKNFSPEEIRLAKKLFEQIHPYDKDNVAAAKQIYYFISEEVINTTKEITLADTIRLNNGNAYTQAILFSLLCRMKGIQARTVAGFDLSKQNGKDNKTKLTFWNEIRIHGKWYFVSTYKNIFAGHVNGYLPLWKSVEERRSLGEDPATFRYTSYITKSNVNRYNFKEYSEEVASSNSFLRYYSLYSLPTPLQNLFRLVILIPIGALVLSVARNMIGIPTFGIFTPILLAMFFYETNLLFGICFFLLMIGLGFFERYALDKYYLLAVPRLSILLTITVITLILFSVLNEEISFFNQMSVTLFPIVITTIFVERFSIMIIEEGVLNTFVTLAGTLLIALISYMIFFFGSLQILFFTHPELLLVVIAVQILLGQYKGYRVSELFRFKEIFKS
- a CDS encoding alpha-L-glutamate ligase-like protein encodes the protein MISLFKKFEEEGILGINRRVGEYILPYNPREYYPLVDDKWKTAELARQFHVPMPHHYGIVDAFGGIRNVRELVQNKPGFVVKPANGGMGNGILVIARESEGSNGLVRYHKVDDKTLSEKELQHHISGILSGLYSLDGNSDSCVLQERLECHSFFREISFRGIPDIRVIVFLGYPVMAMLRLPTMESGGRANLHQGALGVGVELRTGTLTHSVCNDKIIHLHPDTKQTLSGRVIPHWETILEMASRCYDMSGLGYLGVDIVLDETRGPLLLEMNARPGLGIQIANRMGLRDRLQLVERIQNSADGPKDRIHRMFQEL
- a CDS encoding DUF6580 family putative transport protein, which encodes MFQSRVSVAILMVIATVISRILPHPPNFTPILAVSLFAGAYLTDRRLALFVPILAMFVSDYFIGFHDLMPVVYGFMILAVLFGKQIGTSLTKSFGFTVVGSVVFFGLTNLAVWATSGMYTLDVSGLVTCFTLAIPFFQNSIAGDLVYSGILFGSMAFLNRTVFVTAKQNA
- the mazG gene encoding nucleoside triphosphate pyrophosphohydrolase encodes the protein MNPPNFDSPLENLLALTADLRSPEGCPWDKEQTHLSVIPHLLEETYEVVDTIEQGDDNHLKEELGDLLFQITFHSQLAKERGAFSFQDVANDVFQKLVYRHPHVYGNKDGIDSGEQVLTQWDQLKQKEKEKKGKTDSDRSILAGIPKALPAIQRSEKIQSKVTKQGFDWPTVSGVFEKFQEEIKELDTELQTKGSLSSKKLPYDERVEDELGDLFFLLVNLSRKLSIDPETCLRRANEKFETRFRIVEDLVSETGKTLKDHSLEELDLFWDQAKLQLKNKVSNHKNPDGNVKDQSDKNLDR
- a CDS encoding LIC_13241 domain-containing protein translates to MSSLNLNDLPFLKEESLRVYRWLVIEYPEIENEKNLIQGKKDNQSEEKKNSFSMNQLEGNETSEFPIRWMMEQKGQRFEWVVSDMGSVTLRLGDMEGKRRNPAPIFYLSLRKLEGDVFHWTDPEGNPVPFPDPSILIDIQNRIQLYMDSIS